The segment TTGGCAAAATGAAGAACGCATGTCCGCATCCATATCAGGATAAGCAGACAGATTTTCCGATGCGGCGCGTAAACTGGCCAAAGGTGAGCGGGCATCATCTAACAATTTGCGTAATAACTGATTGTGTTGCCGTAATAATTGCACCCGTCGCGTGACATCGGCAAAAGCCAGTACAAATCCCGTTTCCCGTCCATTTTCAAACGAACGCATTAGGCGACAATGCAAAATAATATCGCTGTCTTGTGCCGTAATGACAAATTCGACTAAATGCTTGTCGTCCATGTCCTGCGCATTGTCACTGGGTGCATGGTGACGTAAACGCAGTAAATTTAGCTGATGTTCTAGCGGGGGCCGCGCCATGACATCGTAAATCGAACGCCCTAAGCCAATCGCCACCTGATTATTTAAAATTTGTACGGCCGCAGGGTTATACAACAAAATTCTCCCCTGCGAATCGCACACCATCACGCCACTGTCTAAGTCTTTCAAAATGGTTTCTAAACGGCGTTTTTGTGCTTCGACGCGAGCCGCGCCGCTGGTGAGGGCTTGTGTCACCTCACCGCGGGCTTTATGTAACTGCTCACCTAAATCATGCACCGCTTTGGCGACTTCATGCAGTAAATGGTTGCCCGTTAATTCCAAATCATGGGCGGCGTGAGTGTGAATCATGATTTCCACGCCGCGCACTAAAGCGTGCATCGGACGAAAAATCATAGAATCCAAAATCATCCACGCCACCATCACGGAAATCATCACGCCAAATCCCGCTAAGGCTAAAAAGGCGAATACGGACTCATAAATAGCCGTATTTGGATCAATTTGCTGTAACAGCCACCAACCGCCCCCGCCTAATAAAGCACTGAGCAGGATAAAAAGAGCCAAAAAACCCAACCAAAATAATTGCCGTGCATTCATAAGGCGTTATTCACTCAGTAATTCTTTAACTTTTTCGACGACTTCTTGCGTCGCAAAGGGTTTGGTGATGTAATCATCTGCGCCTAAAGCCAGACCTTTTTCGCGTTCAATATCGCGTCCTTTGGCGGTCAGCATAATAATACGGATAGATTTCCAATTGGGATTGGCGCGGATGGTTTCACAGACTTGATAGCCTGTGCGTTTGGGCATGTTGACATCTAGCAACATCAGGTCAGGCGGCGAAGCTTCGACAGATTTCAAAGCCTCTTCGCCGTCGCGTGCTGTTTTGACGCTGTACTTGGCTTGCTTCATCAAAAATTCGAGGGAAAGTAGGATATTCGGCTCATCATCAACAACGAGAATTGTTTTACTACTCATTATTCCTGCTCCATTTGGTGGTTCATGTTTATCTGAACTGTTTTTTTGTGCTTTTTAATGATTCCTTTGGTCAATGGCGGTTCTCTTAATCCTAATTTAGGGTAGGAAAAAAGAGAACGGCTGAATCATTATGGTCATCGCATTTACAAACCATTATGATCCTTTTCAGGTCATACCCAAATTATACTCGTTTACATTCTAAGAATGCAGCTATTCTTCAAGATTTTCTCCTTACTCATCAATCGCCACGGGGAACATTCGCTGCATGAGTCCTTTTTTATGTTTTTTTAGCGCGTCGAGTTTTTGACTGTGCGCGGTTATTAATTCATCTAGTGAAGAAAGGCAGGCGGCGATTTTTTGTTGTTCGGGGAGGGAGGGGAGTGTTGTTTTTATAGAATAAATTTTATTCCTATTAATACCAGGGACTGCACCATTATCTTTAAAATCTGCTAATTTACTTTTTTCTAACGTAAGTTTTAAGAAAAACATTAGATAGTTTTTTGAATCCTTATTTTTAACATAAAAAGTTGTATCAATTGGATAACAGTTTGATATAATCCAATTAATTTGTCCTGCCGATCCTTTTCTGCCAACCACAATTGCAGGAGCATTAACCAAAGCATTATCATGATAACCAACTATACCATTAGAGCCAACTACAGGAATTAATCCACCGTTTCTCTTTTTTTCTGGTAATGGACTCCCGTATTCAAGGCTAATAATCTCCCCCAGCTTTTTCTCCACCCACTCCCCCGCCTCCCGAAACTCAGGAAAGCGCAAACTAGGCACAGTTTGACCTTCTGCGGGGAAAAGCTGTTGCATTAGTCCTTTTTTATGTTTTTTTAGCGCGTCGAGTTTTTGACTTTGCGTGGTTATTAATTCATCTAGTGAAGAAAGGCAGGCGGCGATTTTTTGTTGTTCGGGGAGAGTGGGGAGAAATATTGAACATTCCAACACATCATCTTTTTTGAGATTTGTTTGCTTTACACCATCATCAAATGCTAAAAAATAAGGATTTCTATTTAAGGAATAAAAAAGTGCCATGCTAATAGCTTTTTTTGGCGTGAGTTTGCAAACGCGCTGATTAACTGTGTAACTATACCAAAATTATGTGAGATATAAAAACAAATTAAGTTTTAATATCTAGCTAGATATTAGGTATAAGATACTGTTTAATTTTATTAAACTTAAACACTTTACCTGACAAAAAGGTCTCAAACATACTAGTGACTTCTTTAAAGCTTGATAGGCGATGAAAATTCTTTCTGACCCAATTCTTACCTTGAAGCCAAATATCCTCGACTGGATTTTGCTCTGGGGCATTAGGTGCAAATCTTAATAAACGGACTTTCCATTCTGATTCTGGAAGTCCCCCATTTAATTTCTCTAAATAAGTTCTTAAACCTTCAGAACGATGATAACTTGCACCATCCCAAATAATCACATGACGGGCTTCTTTATATCTGTAAATGAGCCAGTTAATAAAGTCTATCGTATATTTTGTATCAGCTTTCTTTGCCCTATCTAAAATAAATTCTCCCGTATAAATATTCACCGCTCCATACCACGTTTGAGAAGTGCGATAATTACTCATCTTTATTGACGTTCTTTCTCCTTTTTTCGACCAAACATAACCACAAATATCTCCCCACAACTGATGGCTTTCGTCTTGCATCCAGTACATTACCTCTCCACTTTCTATCTGTTCACGCTCCTTATCTATTAAATCCTTAATCTCTTTTTTTTTAGCTTCCACTTTTACCTCATCTTTTGCCGAATTCTCTTTGTGTGTCTTCTTATAACTTAAATTCGCTTCTTCTAATAATTTAGTATAAGAAGTATTTGAAGAATAGAAAACATCATACTCCTCTTTTAAGTATCTCTTTAGTTCCTCTATTGTTATTGTCTTCTTTTCTTGTATCCAATTAATCACATCTTCTCGTTCACGCGGCTTTAAATACCCTGGTGAGCCTTTATACGCTAACTTTAATCCTTCAACCCCTGACGCTAAATAAATGGCTTTCCATTTATCCACAAATTGCACACTGACACAACACGCTAAAGCCGCTTCCGCACGCACAAAACCAAGCAAAGACATTCTTACTGCCATCGCTCGCTTCACTTCTCTCGCTTCACCTGTTGACATTAATTCTTCTAAATCTTCATATCTTTTGTTCATTATTCTCTCCTATTTGAAAAGTATTATTATACGACTCTGAAAAAATTGGTATATTATCAGTATTAACTAAAAAACATTTAGCTATAGCTTTACCATTAGGGACATCACTGAGAACCATTAAAATATCCCCTTTTCTAGCAATGCAATGTGGTGTATTTGTAAATTTTTTTATTTCTCCATTAGTTGAAATAAATTTAGAATTTACAACTATAAAATTACCTATTTCAACAATATCTTGTTCATGAGCTTTCCCATTTTCATATTTGACGATTTCACCAAGAAATTGCTCCACCCACTCCCCCGCCTCCCGAAACTCAGGAAAGCGCAAACTAGGCACAAGGGGAGAGGATTTTTTATTTTTCATGGGGTTGTTCCTTTAAAAAAATTAATAATAAAAAATATTAAGTCGTTAAATAAAAATATTAAGGTATTAAAAGCGTTCAGAATTTTCACATTTCTACCGCCCCCCTACCCCCCTCCTGCTAGGAGGGGGGAAAGAGATGAGGTTATCTTGTTAAATTTTAACCATAAAAATAACCTCTTTCTCCCCCTCCTAGCAGGAGGGGGCTGGGGGGCGGTAGAAATATTGATATGCCAGATTATTTTCCTTTAGGTACTTAGCTTATAAAAAAAACATTATCTCGTTCCCACATGCCATGTGGAAACGAGGGAACAGGCTGATATTCCAGATTATTTTTATTTAGGCACTTAATGTTATCTACAAACAATGGGGCGGAGACCGTTGTTTAATCACCAGTAAAGTCACATCATCCAAAATCTTAGCATCGCCAATATGGGCGCGTACATCAGCGATCACCGCATCTTTTACCGCTTCGGATGTCCCCTGCCAATGCGTCCTAATCACCTCACACAAACGTGCCAAACCATATAATTTCCCTTTGTTATTACGTGCTTCGGTAATGCCATCGGTGTAAAGTACAATGCCTTCGCCTGTTTTCAATTCCACTTCCATATTATCCACAAAACGGCTGATGTCTTCCGTCAAACCCACCAAAAAGCCTAAATCAAAAGTATCAATACAATGAATCGAACCATCACGTCGCACATGCAAAACTTCTTCGTGTTGTCCAGACAAACAAAATTTACCGTCGAAATAATCGAGAATCGATAAAGTCAAATTTTTATCCGATTCCATACGCTGAATATTATCGTATAAAGCGCGATTTAATAACGTCATAAAAACTTTGGGATCAGTGACATTATTCAACAACAAAGTACGCACCGCGGTTTGCACCATTAACATCAACACGCCACTTTCCAAACCATGTCCAGTGACATCACCAATACCGATTTTTACATGTCCATTGTGCTGCAAAACATCGTAATAATCGCCTCCCACTTCGCTGGCTGGCTCCATAAAACAAGCAATGTCCAAATCATCAATTTTATCTAATTCTTGTTGGTGAGGTAACACCATTTGTTGCAATTTGCGCGTGACTTCTAATTCCGTTCCCATGCGCACATTTTCTGCTTGTAACCTTTTATTGAGATGCGTAATTTCTTGATTAGCGGCTTCTAATTGTGCGGTGCGTTCAGACACTTTGGCTTCTAATTCACTAAAAAGCTGTTTTAATTCCACACTCATGCGAGAAAAGGCTTGGGCTAAATAACCGATTTCATCTTTACGCCACAATGGCAATTGCTGAGTATATTCCCAATTCCCTGCACTGAGATGTTGTGCTGCAATGTTCATTTGATTGATCGGGCGAATTAACCACACGGTTAAGACCAATAAAATTAATCCCGCACCTAAGAAAATCACTAAAACCGCATTATAAGTTTGCGCCAATAATTCTTGACGCATGTCTTTTTTAGCGGTGGTGAGGTCTTGCCACATGAGCAGTAAACCAATGCGATCAGGGCGAATACTGTCTGCATGTTGTCCTAAAATCACAGGATAAATCCCATAAACGCCATGATGGGCTTCACTAAAACTAATTTTTCCTATTTTGACATCGTTTTTAATTTGTGTCATATCCTGTGTGAGCTGATCAGAACGGCGAATGTCATCTGCATAATCAGCCAACACTTGACATAAAGAATGACCCAAATCTCCGCGCCTTAGCGAAGCCAACACTTTCCTGTCTTCATCCAACAACACAGCAAGCTTTACACTGGAATCTGATCCCATTCCAGCCACTTCTTCTTGTATCCGCAAAAAATCATTTTTTTGGATTAAATAAGCCAGACTTTCTTTAAGATGTTCTAAACGAAAACGTAATGTTTCTGCAATTTCCTGCTCAATTCGCGCATCGGCTTGATGCCAACTGTGGTAAAAAATATACGCATTCTGCGCACAAACCAACGTCAAAATCAGCAGGATAATTTTAAAATTAATCGACCTTAAAAAACGCGCCATGATTTCCATTCTCCCCAACACCTTAGTTTTTATAAATACTCACCACGAATACAAATCTGCTCCACGTGAACAGGATCAGACAACAGATGTTGTTCCTGCATGATACGGTTTAACTGGTGCAAAGTATCGCGCAAAGGTTCGGAAGTATTTGGTGCGCGGGTGAGGAGTTGGCGGTTTTCGTCTCGATCCGGCAGAGTCAGACCCTCATACATCGCCACTACTTCAGAGGCAGGCAGTTGCATCCGCGGTGCCATCCGTGTAACAGCATCCTCTGTGTGACTGGCAAAATAATCTAAGGCTCCAAACCAATTATTAATCACATAATGGGCTTGTTCTGGGTATTTATCTAAATGGCTTTTTCGTACAACGAGAACATCTACAATTTCTCCGCGGATTTGACTGCTATCAAATAACTGCACCGCACCCGCCGCTAACAAACGACTACGCACAGGCTCAAAAGTCACCACCGCGTCCACTTTGCCAGACAAATAGCCCGCTTCATGTTGATCCAAAGCTAAGGGAACAATCGTGACATCTGTCACACTCAATTCAGCCGCTTGTAAGGCGCGAGCCAGCATATAAGCCCCTACGGCTGTATTTTCTACCCCAATACGCACCCCTTTTACATCAGACAACTGTTGTAAACTGGGTTTACCCATTACCACGTCCGCGCCCTCTGAAATGTCCATGACCAACACAATACACGCATCCGTCGTGGCCTGATACAAAGACAGCACCTCATCTAAAGTTAATGCTGCGCCTTCGGTGTGCTGCTCCAGAAAACGGCGAAGACTTTGCGAAGTAGAAGAGTTCTCCACCAAACGTACTTTATCATCGGTTAAATAGCCCAAACTGCGCGCCAAATATAACGGCTCATAACCCGGCCAAAAATTCGTGCCAATGCGTAAAGGCGCATCAGGCGTATTTCTATTACAAGCCACAAGGCTGAAAATTAAAATAAAAGTTAAAATTGATCTGAGGCCGAAGGCAAGAGTTTGTTGTATCATCATTGTTATATTCTTTTGATGTTAAGAACTGAATCAGAAACCCGCCATTTCCCTCTATTCTGATTCAGGAGAAAGTCGCCAAACGATTCATTTTAAAATCGTTTAGCATTCTGTGGGTTGCGTAAAATAAGTGGTGTATTTTTAGGATTATCTGCACGATTAATAATATCCACCACCTTATCATGGTGAGGGGACAATTCACAAACGGGATCCGCTTCACACGCATCGCCCGTTAATAAATAGGCTTGGCAACGACAGCCCCCAAAATCCTTACTTTTCTCAGGACAACTGCGACAAGGTTCTTTCATCCACTCATCGCCGCGATAACGATTAA is part of the Thioflexithrix psekupsensis genome and harbors:
- a CDS encoding restriction endonuclease subunit S, with protein sequence MQQLFPAEGQTVPSLRFPEFREAGEWVEKKLGEIISLEYGSPLPEKKRNGGLIPVVGSNGIVGYHDNALVNAPAIVVGRKGSAGQINWIISNCYPIDTTFYVKNKDSKNYLMFFLKLTLEKSKLADFKDNGAVPGINRNKIYSIKTTLPSLPEQQKIAACLSSLDELITAHSQKLDALKKHKKGLMQRMFPVAIDE
- a CDS encoding PP2C family protein-serine/threonine phosphatase, which encodes MEIMARFLRSINFKIILLILTLVCAQNAYIFYHSWHQADARIEQEIAETLRFRLEHLKESLAYLIQKNDFLRIQEEVAGMGSDSSVKLAVLLDEDRKVLASLRRGDLGHSLCQVLADYADDIRRSDQLTQDMTQIKNDVKIGKISFSEAHHGVYGIYPVILGQHADSIRPDRIGLLLMWQDLTTAKKDMRQELLAQTYNAVLVIFLGAGLILLVLTVWLIRPINQMNIAAQHLSAGNWEYTQQLPLWRKDEIGYLAQAFSRMSVELKQLFSELEAKVSERTAQLEAANQEITHLNKRLQAENVRMGTELEVTRKLQQMVLPHQQELDKIDDLDIACFMEPASEVGGDYYDVLQHNGHVKIGIGDVTGHGLESGVLMLMVQTAVRTLLLNNVTDPKVFMTLLNRALYDNIQRMESDKNLTLSILDYFDGKFCLSGQHEEVLHVRRDGSIHCIDTFDLGFLVGLTEDISRFVDNMEVELKTGEGIVLYTDGITEARNNKGKLYGLARLCEVIRTHWQGTSEAVKDAVIADVRAHIGDAKILDDVTLLVIKQRSPPHCL
- a CDS encoding ABC transporter substrate-binding protein, encoding MACNRNTPDAPLRIGTNFWPGYEPLYLARSLGYLTDDKVRLVENSSTSQSLRRFLEQHTEGAALTLDEVLSLYQATTDACIVLVMDISEGADVVMGKPSLQQLSDVKGVRIGVENTAVGAYMLARALQAAELSVTDVTIVPLALDQHEAGYLSGKVDAVVTFEPVRSRLLAAGAVQLFDSSQIRGEIVDVLVVRKSHLDKYPEQAHYVINNWFGALDYFASHTEDAVTRMAPRMQLPASEVVAMYEGLTLPDRDENRQLLTRAPNTSEPLRDTLHQLNRIMQEQHLLSDPVHVEQICIRGEYL
- a CDS encoding response regulator transcription factor, with translation MSSKTILVVDDEPNILLSLEFLMKQAKYSVKTARDGEEALKSVEASPPDLMLLDVNMPKRTGYQVCETIRANPNWKSIRIIMLTAKGRDIEREKGLALGADDYITKPFATQEVVEKVKELLSE
- a CDS encoding IS630 family transposase — its product is MNKRYEDLEELMSTGEAREVKRAMAVRMSLLGFVRAEAALACCVSVQFVDKWKAIYLASGVEGLKLAYKGSPGYLKPREREDVINWIQEKKTITIEELKRYLKEEYDVFYSSNTSYTKLLEEANLSYKKTHKENSAKDEVKVEAKKKEIKDLIDKEREQIESGEVMYWMQDESHQLWGDICGYVWSKKGERTSIKMSNYRTSQTWYGAVNIYTGEFILDRAKKADTKYTIDFINWLIYRYKEARHVIIWDGASYHRSEGLRTYLEKLNGGLPESEWKVRLLRFAPNAPEQNPVEDIWLQGKNWVRKNFHRLSSFKEVTSMFETFLSGKVFKFNKIKQYLIPNI